Proteins encoded together in one Bradyrhizobium sp. PSBB068 window:
- a CDS encoding LysE family translocator, protein MIDTTTLLTYAAVELGLFLIPGPAVLLVLARSVTGGPRVGVATGFGIALGDLVHTAMATFGLSAVLMTSALAFSIVKYAGVIYLIVLGIRALFETNDDLHLPAAQPVDPRRAFRQAIWAEMLNPKTALFFLAFLPQFVHPGHGSAVAQFATLGLIFVAMSAAYTSLLALAAGQISPWIRRHRRIGQWQGRVVGTIYIALGIRLAFQER, encoded by the coding sequence ATGATCGACACCACCACCCTGCTCACCTACGCCGCCGTCGAGCTCGGCCTGTTCCTGATCCCCGGGCCGGCGGTGTTGCTGGTGCTCGCGCGTTCGGTGACCGGCGGGCCGCGCGTCGGCGTCGCCACCGGGTTCGGCATCGCGCTCGGCGATCTCGTTCACACTGCGATGGCGACGTTCGGCCTGTCGGCCGTGCTGATGACCTCGGCGCTGGCGTTCTCGATCGTCAAATATGCCGGCGTGATCTACCTGATCGTGCTCGGCATCCGCGCCCTGTTCGAGACGAATGACGACCTGCATCTGCCGGCGGCGCAGCCGGTCGATCCGCGGCGCGCGTTCCGGCAGGCGATCTGGGCGGAAATGCTCAATCCGAAGACCGCGCTGTTCTTCCTCGCCTTCCTGCCGCAGTTCGTGCATCCCGGTCACGGCTCGGCGGTCGCCCAATTCGCGACGCTGGGCCTGATCTTCGTCGCGATGAGCGCGGCCTACACCTCGCTGCTCGCGCTCGCCGCCGGCCAGATCAGTCCGTGGATCAGGCGGCACCGCCGCATCGGGCAGTGGCAGGGCCGCGTGGTCGGCACGATCTATATCGCGCTCGGCATCCGCCTTGCGTTTCAGGAGCGCTGA
- a CDS encoding methyltransferase domain-containing protein translates to MAQNIYDDPGFFAGYSQLPRQVRGLLGAPEWAAIRAMLPDIAGKRVVDLGCGFGWVSRWMRGQGASDVLGVDLSQNMIARAIAMTQDPAITYEIADLETLELPKATFDLAYSALTFHYVGDFDRLARMLYRALVPEGHLVFTIEHPIYMAATRPDWGQDQDGRKTWPVNRYFIEGERRTDWYVQGVLKYHRTIGTTLNALIGAGFSLRHVEEFSPTREQIRAMPELADELERPMMLLVSAQR, encoded by the coding sequence ATGGCTCAGAACATCTACGACGATCCCGGCTTCTTCGCCGGCTACAGCCAACTGCCGCGGCAGGTCCGCGGACTGCTCGGCGCGCCGGAATGGGCCGCGATCCGCGCGATGCTACCCGATATCGCGGGCAAGCGCGTGGTCGACCTCGGCTGCGGCTTCGGCTGGGTGTCGCGCTGGATGCGGGGGCAAGGTGCATCCGATGTGCTCGGCGTCGACCTCTCCCAGAACATGATCGCCCGCGCCATCGCGATGACGCAGGACCCGGCCATCACCTACGAGATCGCCGACCTCGAGACGCTGGAGTTGCCGAAAGCGACGTTCGATCTCGCCTACAGCGCCCTCACCTTCCATTACGTCGGGGACTTCGATCGGCTCGCGCGCATGCTGTACCGCGCGCTCGTCCCGGAGGGACATCTGGTCTTCACCATCGAACATCCGATCTACATGGCAGCCACACGCCCGGACTGGGGACAGGATCAGGACGGCCGCAAGACCTGGCCGGTCAACCGCTACTTCATCGAAGGCGAACGCCGGACCGACTGGTACGTGCAGGGCGTGCTGAAATATCATCGCACCATCGGCACCACGCTGAATGCGCTGATCGGCGCCGGCTTCTCGCTGCGGCATGTCGAGGAATTCTCCCCGACACGCGAGCAGATCAGGGCGATGCCTGAGCTGGCCGACGAGCTCGAGCGGCCGATGATGCTGCTGGTATCGGCGCAGCGCTAA
- the pdxY gene encoding pyridoxal kinase PdxY — MTVISIQSQVAFGHVGNSAATFPIQLHGIDVVAVPTTLLSNRPGYPTIRGRVLDVQLVADLLRGIEERGAVEAARMILSGYLGSADIGFDVADFVARAKAANPALLYCCDPVLGDRDRGMFVRPDIPPLVRDQLCPLADIITPNHFEFEFLCGARVTTIDDVIAQAGALMARGPATIVITSAELAGTPHNEIETLAIERTEGARIAAWRVRTPRVPISPSGTGDLFAALFAAARMRGLATPDALSHAASGIHGVLVRTAERGTEEMRIVESAGVMLDPRPRFAAVALPAS, encoded by the coding sequence ATGACCGTCATCTCGATCCAGTCACAGGTCGCATTCGGCCATGTCGGCAACAGCGCCGCCACCTTTCCGATCCAGTTGCATGGCATCGATGTCGTCGCCGTGCCCACCACGCTGCTCAGCAACCGGCCGGGCTATCCGACGATCCGCGGCCGGGTGCTCGACGTGCAGCTGGTGGCCGATCTGTTGCGCGGCATCGAGGAGCGCGGCGCGGTCGAGGCGGCCCGGATGATCCTGTCGGGCTATCTCGGCTCGGCCGATATCGGCTTTGACGTCGCCGACTTCGTCGCCCGCGCGAAAGCCGCGAACCCGGCCCTGCTCTATTGCTGCGATCCGGTGCTCGGCGATCGCGACCGCGGCATGTTCGTGCGGCCGGACATCCCGCCGCTGGTGCGCGACCAACTCTGCCCGCTCGCCGATATCATCACGCCGAACCATTTCGAGTTCGAGTTCCTCTGCGGCGCGCGCGTGACGACGATCGACGACGTGATCGCCCAGGCCGGCGCGCTGATGGCGCGGGGTCCGGCAACGATCGTCATCACCAGCGCCGAGCTTGCCGGCACGCCCCACAATGAAATCGAGACGCTGGCGATCGAACGCACGGAAGGCGCGCGCATTGCGGCTTGGCGCGTGCGCACCCCGCGGGTGCCGATCAGCCCGTCCGGCACCGGCGACCTGTTCGCGGCGCTGTTCGCCGCCGCCCGCATGCGCGGCCTCGCGACACCGGACGCGCTCAGCCACGCTGCGTCAGGCATCCACGGCGTGCTGGTGCGCACGGCCGAGCGGGGAACCGAGGAAATGCGTATTGTCGAAAGCGCCGGCGTGATGCTTGATCCGAGGCCACGCTTCGCGGCGGTCGCCCTCCCTGCATCCTGA
- a CDS encoding DUF1993 domain-containing protein, whose amino-acid sequence MTFSLYDATVANYLQILGSVSGFLEKSLTHFKDNGIDPAEIVETRLFPDMLPFRFQVVSLAHHSRGAMEAAKNGVFVPPSGKPDLDYAALQALVKDAHSELSALTPDAVNALLGRDMTFKVGDRSMLFTAEGFLMSFSLPNFFFHSTTAYDILRHKGAPLGKRDFIGRLNLKK is encoded by the coding sequence GTGACCTTTTCACTCTACGACGCGACTGTCGCCAACTATCTGCAGATCCTCGGCTCCGTCTCGGGCTTTCTCGAAAAGAGCCTCACGCATTTCAAGGACAACGGCATCGATCCGGCCGAGATCGTCGAGACCCGATTGTTTCCCGACATGCTGCCGTTCCGCTTTCAGGTGGTCTCGCTCGCGCACCACTCCCGCGGCGCGATGGAGGCGGCGAAGAACGGCGTGTTCGTCCCGCCGTCCGGCAAGCCCGATCTGGACTACGCCGCATTGCAGGCGCTGGTGAAGGACGCGCACAGCGAGTTGTCGGCGCTGACGCCAGATGCAGTCAATGCGCTGCTCGGGCGCGACATGACATTCAAGGTCGGAGACCGGTCGATGCTGTTCACGGCCGAGGGATTTTTGATGTCGTTCTCGCTGCCGAACTTCTTCTTTCATTCGACCACGGCCTACGACATCCTCCGCCACAAGGGCGCGCCGCTCGGCAAGCGCGACTTCATCGGCCGCCTGAACCTGAAGAAGTGA
- a CDS encoding nitroreductase, with amino-acid sequence MEFETLVQTRKSVRGFKKQPVSRATIEEIIEVAKRAPSSMNTQPWHVHVLTGAPLEEVRRRNMEEMVAGAKAKRDIVSHGEYQGVHRGRQVDIAKKLFGAMGIARDDKPMRQDWVLRGFRQFDAPVSLVLAYDRILDPGAVCHFDLGALCYGIVLAAWDRGLGSVINGQGIMRSDIVREVANIPEDQVIMTCVAMGYPDDSFAANAVRSDREANSDFVRYVGFAE; translated from the coding sequence ATGGAATTCGAGACGCTGGTACAGACACGCAAAAGCGTGCGCGGGTTCAAGAAGCAGCCGGTGTCCCGGGCGACCATCGAGGAGATCATCGAGGTGGCCAAGCGGGCGCCGTCCTCGATGAACACCCAGCCCTGGCACGTCCACGTCCTGACCGGGGCGCCGCTGGAGGAAGTGCGCCGCCGCAACATGGAGGAGATGGTCGCCGGCGCCAAGGCCAAGCGCGACATCGTCAGCCATGGCGAATACCAGGGCGTGCACCGCGGTCGCCAGGTCGACATCGCCAAGAAGCTGTTTGGCGCCATGGGGATTGCCCGCGACGACAAGCCGATGCGGCAGGATTGGGTGCTGCGCGGCTTCCGCCAGTTCGACGCCCCGGTCTCGCTGGTCCTGGCCTACGACCGGATCCTCGATCCCGGCGCGGTCTGCCATTTCGATCTCGGCGCGCTCTGCTACGGCATCGTGCTGGCGGCCTGGGATCGCGGCCTCGGCAGCGTGATCAACGGCCAGGGCATCATGCGCTCCGACATCGTGCGCGAAGTCGCCAATATCCCCGAAGACCAGGTGATCATGACCTGCGTTGCGATGGGCTACCCCGACGACAGTTTCGCCGCCAATGCGGTGCGGTCGGACCGCGAGGCCAACAGCGACTTCGTCCGTTATGTCGGCTTTGCCGAGTAG
- a CDS encoding septal ring lytic transglycosylase RlpA family protein translates to MTRDDAVISYVDVICRARGAAPAIRFAHARKPLRLFAVVIGAASLAACAQSSVVSQRSQALASRPASAEPTRAASSAVRTHVATAHRHAPYAARKTGDSKIASQGVASFYSDEQETASGEKFNAHELTAAHPTLPFGTKLRVTDVKTGRSVTVRVNDRGPYVPGRIVDVSYSAAQSLGMIGKGVANVRLDVVQ, encoded by the coding sequence ATGACACGCGACGATGCAGTCATTTCGTACGTCGACGTTATCTGCCGCGCGCGCGGTGCCGCGCCCGCGATCCGGTTTGCCCATGCGCGAAAGCCGCTGCGGCTGTTCGCGGTGGTGATCGGCGCGGCCTCGCTCGCGGCTTGCGCACAATCATCCGTCGTCAGCCAGCGCTCGCAGGCGCTCGCGAGCCGGCCGGCATCGGCTGAGCCGACCCGGGCCGCGTCGTCCGCGGTGCGCACCCATGTGGCAACCGCGCACAGGCACGCGCCCTACGCCGCGCGCAAGACCGGTGACAGCAAGATCGCATCGCAAGGCGTTGCGAGCTTCTACAGCGACGAGCAGGAGACCGCGAGCGGCGAGAAGTTCAACGCGCACGAACTGACCGCTGCGCATCCGACATTGCCATTCGGTACCAAGCTGCGCGTCACCGACGTCAAGACCGGCCGCTCGGTCACCGTGCGCGTCAATGACCGCGGGCCCTACGTTCCCGGGCGCATCGTCGACGTCTCGTATTCCGCGGCCCAGTCGCTCGGCATGATCGGCAAGGGCGTCGCCAATGTCAGGCTCGATGTCGTGCAGTGA
- a CDS encoding NAD(P)H-dependent oxidoreductase, with the protein MTHRILVLYGSYRSDRMGIRLAHFVIDGLRGRGDDVELIDAKEVGLPMLDRMYKEHPKGQAPAALEALAGKIRDADGFLFVTGEYNWGIQPGLKNLTDHFLEEWFWRPAAIASYSAGRFAGARAATAWHGTLSEMGMVVVSSTISAGPIAQTLSAEGKPIGEGGKALERAFPRFADDFTWWIEAAKAQRARKAPPY; encoded by the coding sequence ATGACCCACCGCATTCTCGTTCTCTACGGCTCCTATCGTTCGGATCGCATGGGCATCCGGCTGGCGCATTTCGTCATCGACGGCCTTCGCGGGCGCGGCGACGACGTCGAGTTGATCGACGCCAAGGAGGTCGGCCTGCCGATGCTCGACCGCATGTACAAGGAACATCCCAAGGGGCAGGCGCCGGCCGCGCTCGAGGCGCTCGCCGGCAAGATCCGCGACGCCGACGGCTTCCTGTTCGTCACCGGCGAGTACAATTGGGGCATCCAGCCCGGGCTGAAGAACCTGACCGATCATTTCCTCGAGGAATGGTTCTGGCGGCCCGCGGCGATCGCGAGCTACTCGGCCGGGCGGTTCGCCGGCGCGCGCGCCGCCACCGCCTGGCACGGCACGCTGTCCGAGATGGGGATGGTGGTGGTGTCGAGCACGATCAGCGCAGGACCGATCGCGCAGACTCTATCCGCAGAAGGCAAGCCGATCGGCGAGGGCGGCAAAGCGCTCGAGCGTGCCTTTCCACGCTTCGCCGACGATTTCACCTGGTGGATCGAAGCGGCCAAGGCCCAGCGCGCGCGCAAGGCGCCGCCGTACTGA
- a CDS encoding beta-lactamase family protein translates to MPNDNQEIDGVTSGQPSRRGALQLFLGGAAVLFAPDGQLGTMTTAQAETGVADGLSRGRPEEQGVAPSAILDFLDDVDRQGYELHSFMLWRNGQVIAEGWWSPYRADRNHMMHSLTKSVTVSAVGLAMADKRFGLQDKAVSFFKDKLPPVVDDKLAAMTVEDLLTMRTGHAAMTSGSAWRPIKTSWVAEFFKIPVVYQPGTKWVYTSAATYLLSAIVTKTTGEAVADYLKPRFFDPLGISGYEWPVGPEGISPGANGLSWKTVDCLKLGILYAQNGIWNGRQVLPADWVAAVQQPHVKDTYGYQWWIGPGTFYADGLFDQLSFVFPKHNAVLAITAGIPQRSGFNKLVFRHFPAMFSATAAKNDAEADKLKARTSALQLLPPLVAASSPVAAEISGKTWQMPENADAIKSVNLSFADKTCTFTLEDGRGTHTIEVGLDAPREGTTTMTGNKLHHEYQPDVMRVVASGTWRDLRTFVMTWTFVESAFRDTVTCTFEGPQMRFARSVNVNSSALDMPTLMGKLA, encoded by the coding sequence ATGCCAAACGACAATCAGGAAATTGACGGCGTCACATCAGGTCAGCCGTCACGGCGCGGAGCATTGCAACTGTTTCTGGGCGGAGCCGCCGTGCTGTTCGCGCCGGACGGACAACTCGGCACCATGACGACGGCACAGGCCGAGACCGGTGTTGCCGACGGACTGTCGCGCGGCAGGCCAGAAGAACAAGGCGTTGCGCCATCAGCGATCCTCGACTTCCTTGATGACGTCGACCGCCAGGGCTACGAGCTGCACAGCTTCATGCTGTGGCGTAACGGCCAGGTGATTGCCGAGGGCTGGTGGTCGCCGTATCGCGCCGATCGCAACCACATGATGCATTCGTTGACCAAGAGCGTCACCGTCAGCGCCGTCGGGCTAGCGATGGCCGACAAGCGCTTCGGCCTGCAGGACAAGGCGGTGTCGTTCTTCAAGGACAAGCTGCCGCCCGTCGTCGACGACAAGCTCGCGGCGATGACGGTCGAGGATCTCCTGACCATGCGCACCGGCCACGCCGCGATGACCTCGGGATCGGCATGGCGGCCGATCAAGACCAGCTGGGTCGCCGAGTTCTTCAAGATCCCGGTCGTGTACCAGCCGGGCACGAAATGGGTCTACACCTCGGCTGCGACCTATCTGCTGTCGGCGATCGTCACCAAGACGACCGGCGAGGCCGTCGCAGATTATCTCAAGCCGCGGTTTTTCGATCCTCTCGGAATCTCGGGCTATGAATGGCCGGTCGGGCCTGAAGGTATCTCGCCCGGCGCCAACGGGCTGAGCTGGAAGACGGTCGATTGCCTCAAGCTCGGCATCCTTTACGCGCAGAACGGCATCTGGAACGGCAGGCAGGTGCTGCCGGCCGATTGGGTGGCGGCGGTGCAGCAGCCGCACGTCAAGGACACTTACGGCTATCAATGGTGGATCGGGCCTGGGACATTCTACGCCGACGGCCTGTTCGACCAGCTCAGCTTCGTCTTTCCCAAGCACAATGCGGTGCTGGCGATCACCGCCGGCATCCCGCAGCGTAGCGGTTTCAACAAGCTGGTGTTCCGGCATTTCCCGGCGATGTTCTCTGCCACCGCGGCGAAGAACGATGCCGAGGCCGACAAGCTGAAGGCGCGCACCTCGGCCCTGCAGTTGCTACCGCCGCTGGTCGCGGCATCATCGCCGGTTGCAGCGGAGATATCCGGCAAGACCTGGCAGATGCCGGAGAATGCCGACGCGATCAAATCGGTCAATCTCAGCTTCGCCGACAAGACCTGCACGTTCACGCTTGAGGACGGCAGGGGCACGCACACGATCGAGGTCGGCCTCGACGCGCCGCGCGAGGGCACCACGACGATGACCGGCAACAAGCTGCATCACGAGTATCAGCCCGATGTGATGCGCGTGGTCGCGAGCGGTACCTGGCGCGACTTGCGCACCTTCGTGATGACATGGACCTTCGTCGAATCGGCGTTCCGCGACACCGTGACCTGCACCTTCGAGGGACCGCAGATGCGATTCGCGCGCAGCGTCAATGTCAACTCGTCGGCGCTGGATATGCCGACCCTGATGGGCAAGTTGGCGTAG
- a CDS encoding acyl-CoA/acyl-ACP dehydrogenase produces MSDDEQTAMIRETVAKFVDRELIPLEPQYLKSKLPGSDHPELTSEQRKRLRDVSKELGLWGLDAPEDLGGHDLPTRTMAAVHEELGRSCVPFVLPPDSPNLRMLQAVGTEAQKKKYMQPYIEGRMVSAIAISEPGAGGDPAGMKTRAVLEGEQWVLNGRKIWISNARAADFIIVMARIGNDQRQGGITSFIVEKGTAGFIIEREIPMVGGGSTYEIVFEDCRIPKDSVLGEVGKGYAPMQLRLRTRRLEMGSTCVGITKRALDMMCEHAKQRETFGVRLAERQAIQWWIADISTRMHACRLMVREAADKTDRGEDIRHEASMIKVFATEMAYDACDHAMQTLGALGVTLELPLNALWQKARLMRVYEGPSEVHRQAIARRVLGLRGG; encoded by the coding sequence ATGAGCGATGACGAACAGACAGCCATGATCCGCGAGACCGTCGCGAAGTTCGTCGATCGCGAGCTGATCCCGCTCGAGCCGCAATATCTGAAATCGAAACTGCCCGGCAGCGATCATCCCGAACTCACCTCGGAGCAGCGCAAGCGGCTGCGCGACGTCTCCAAGGAGCTCGGGCTCTGGGGCCTCGATGCACCGGAGGATCTCGGCGGTCATGATTTGCCGACGCGCACGATGGCGGCGGTGCATGAGGAGCTCGGCCGCAGCTGCGTGCCGTTCGTGCTGCCGCCGGATTCGCCGAACCTGCGCATGCTGCAGGCGGTCGGCACCGAGGCGCAGAAGAAGAAATACATGCAGCCCTATATCGAGGGCCGGATGGTGTCGGCGATCGCGATCTCCGAGCCCGGCGCCGGCGGCGATCCCGCCGGCATGAAGACGCGCGCCGTGCTGGAGGGCGAGCAATGGGTGCTGAACGGCCGCAAGATCTGGATCAGCAATGCGCGCGCCGCCGATTTCATCATCGTGATGGCGCGGATCGGCAACGACCAGCGCCAGGGCGGCATCACCTCCTTCATCGTCGAAAAGGGCACGGCGGGCTTCATCATCGAGCGCGAGATCCCGATGGTCGGCGGCGGCTCGACCTATGAGATCGTGTTCGAGGATTGCCGCATCCCAAAGGACTCCGTGCTGGGCGAGGTCGGCAAGGGCTACGCGCCGATGCAGCTGCGCCTGCGCACGCGGCGGCTCGAGATGGGATCGACCTGTGTCGGCATCACCAAGCGCGCGCTCGACATGATGTGTGAGCACGCCAAGCAGCGCGAGACCTTCGGCGTCAGGCTCGCGGAGCGCCAGGCGATCCAGTGGTGGATCGCCGATATTTCCACGCGCATGCATGCCTGCCGGCTGATGGTGCGCGAGGCCGCCGACAAGACCGATCGCGGCGAGGATATCCGCCACGAGGCCTCGATGATCAAGGTGTTCGCGACGGAGATGGCCTATGACGCCTGCGACCACGCCATGCAGACGCTCGGCGCGCTCGGCGTGACGCTGGAGTTGCCGCTCAACGCGCTTTGGCAGAAGGCTCGCCTGATGCGGGTGTATGAAGGCCCGAGCGAAGTCCATCGCCAGGCGATCGCCCGCCGCGTGCTCGGCCTGCGGGGAGGCTAG
- a CDS encoding L,D-transpeptidase, translated as MQATLSPVTDAAMTPRDRQLLAHPPYAEAKIPDQFQRHIVDYTRKEQPGSILVDTDARYLYYVLPGGKAIRYGVAVGEEAMAFSGVATVGRLAEWPDWVPTKDIQERLGPYPARVAGGPANPLGARGIYLYQGNKDTLYRIHGTNQPEYIGQAISSGCIRMNNADVIDLYQHVKPGATVVVLPPGQSA; from the coding sequence ATGCAGGCGACCTTGTCGCCGGTGACGGATGCCGCGATGACGCCGCGTGATCGGCAATTGCTGGCGCATCCGCCCTATGCGGAGGCCAAGATTCCGGATCAGTTCCAGCGCCACATTGTCGACTACACGCGCAAGGAGCAGCCGGGGTCGATTCTGGTCGATACCGACGCGCGCTATCTCTACTACGTGCTGCCCGGCGGCAAGGCGATCCGTTACGGCGTCGCCGTCGGCGAGGAGGCGATGGCGTTCTCCGGCGTGGCCACGGTCGGCCGTCTGGCGGAGTGGCCGGATTGGGTTCCGACCAAGGATATCCAGGAGCGGCTCGGGCCGTATCCGGCGCGTGTCGCGGGTGGGCCGGCCAATCCGCTCGGGGCCCGCGGCATCTACCTCTACCAAGGCAACAAGGACACGCTGTACCGTATCCACGGCACCAACCAGCCCGAATATATCGGGCAGGCGATCTCGTCGGGTTGCATCCGCATGAACAACGCCGACGTCATCGATCTCTACCAGCACGTCAAGCCGGGCGCCACCGTGGTCGTGCTGCCGCCGGGACAGAGCGCGTAA
- a CDS encoding HAMP domain-containing protein encodes MKIGTLLTAAIVSLSAVGGGLAAYVAVTKYQTMDKVSTAQSRLEIVRAVGDIPRYMNSERGMSTNLLFSTGAIDQKQIGDLDKLRKLTDGALAKVNQVRAALPGALDDGEAVASAIDALKAKFAALRDAIEKAIAGPLDARKPAAAKIVADNSVFNAGVTTLLDEQVRRLAGLDGNAYRQASYANVAWTLRDIGGLDASLHKALVGAKRVATEPEKMELYRSTGRTQQILSTLQELRNNPATPANVMTALGKMQADYVERFGKALKFAKEGATSGKYEQDVETYYAESQFGLASIVTVRDAFYENAEQGLAAAYSSARFSFVVALVGLLAVIAGSAGLIVMVRRRILNPIAALTGRMSRLAAGEVAEAIPGAARNDEIGAMAAAVQVFKDNKIEADRLATEKEAENDVKMRRARALDDLTRAFEAKVTELVGGLSAASSVMEDTAQSMSATASATNRQAAVVAAASDQTSTNVQTVASATEELTSSISEIARQVATSTEIAARAVDHARRTGDTARSLAEGAQKIGDVVTLIQSIAAQTNLLALNATIEAARAGEAGRGFAVVASEVKSLAGQTAKATTEISEQITAIQTASDETVTAIRNVVDVITEIDQIGTAIAAAIEEQGSATKEISRSVQEAARGTQEVNSNISGVQRAADDTGAAATQVLGAAEQLSTQSKDLAGQVNRFLSDVRAA; translated from the coding sequence ATGAAAATTGGTACTCTCCTGACGGCCGCGATCGTCTCGTTGTCCGCGGTCGGCGGCGGGCTCGCGGCCTATGTCGCGGTCACCAAGTACCAGACCATGGACAAGGTCTCGACCGCGCAGAGCCGGCTCGAGATCGTCCGCGCCGTCGGCGATATCCCGCGCTACATGAACTCCGAGCGTGGCATGTCCACCAACCTGCTGTTCAGCACCGGCGCGATCGACCAGAAGCAGATCGGCGATCTCGACAAGCTGCGCAAACTGACCGATGGTGCGCTCGCCAAGGTCAATCAGGTCCGCGCTGCGCTGCCCGGCGCGCTCGACGATGGCGAAGCGGTCGCGAGCGCGATCGACGCGCTGAAGGCGAAGTTCGCGGCACTCCGCGACGCGATCGAGAAGGCGATCGCAGGCCCCCTCGACGCACGCAAACCGGCGGCCGCCAAGATCGTCGCCGACAATTCCGTGTTCAATGCCGGTGTCACCACGCTGCTCGACGAACAGGTGCGCCGCCTCGCAGGCCTCGACGGCAATGCCTACCGCCAGGCCAGCTACGCCAACGTCGCCTGGACGCTGCGCGACATCGGCGGGCTCGACGCCAGCCTGCACAAGGCCCTGGTCGGCGCCAAGCGCGTCGCCACCGAGCCCGAGAAAATGGAGCTCTATCGCTCTACCGGCCGTACCCAGCAAATCCTCTCGACGCTGCAGGAGCTGCGCAACAACCCCGCAACACCGGCGAACGTCATGACGGCGCTCGGCAAGATGCAGGCCGACTATGTGGAACGCTTCGGCAAGGCGCTGAAATTCGCCAAGGAAGGCGCAACCTCGGGCAAGTACGAGCAGGACGTCGAGACCTACTATGCCGAGTCCCAGTTCGGCCTCGCCTCCATCGTCACCGTGCGTGATGCGTTCTACGAGAATGCCGAGCAGGGCCTTGCCGCCGCCTATTCATCGGCGCGCTTCAGCTTTGTGGTGGCGTTGGTCGGACTGCTCGCGGTGATCGCCGGCAGCGCCGGCCTCATCGTGATGGTTCGCCGCCGTATCCTCAACCCGATTGCCGCCCTCACCGGCCGCATGTCGCGTCTCGCCGCGGGCGAAGTCGCCGAAGCCATCCCGGGCGCTGCGCGCAATGACGAGATCGGCGCGATGGCCGCCGCGGTGCAGGTATTCAAGGACAACAAGATCGAAGCCGATCGTCTCGCCACCGAGAAGGAAGCCGAGAACGACGTCAAGATGCGCCGCGCCCGCGCGCTCGACGATCTGACCCGCGCCTTCGAGGCCAAGGTCACCGAACTGGTCGGCGGATTGTCCGCGGCGTCATCTGTCATGGAGGACACGGCGCAATCGATGTCGGCCACCGCATCCGCCACCAATCGCCAGGCCGCAGTGGTGGCCGCAGCGTCGGATCAGACCTCGACCAACGTGCAGACGGTGGCGAGCGCGACCGAGGAACTGACCTCCTCGATCTCGGAGATCGCCCGCCAGGTCGCGACCTCGACCGAGATCGCAGCGCGCGCCGTCGACCATGCCCGCCGCACCGGCGACACCGCGCGCTCGCTGGCCGAGGGCGCTCAGAAGATCGGCGACGTCGTGACCCTGATCCAGAGCATCGCGGCGCAGACCAACCTGCTCGCGCTCAACGCCACCATCGAGGCGGCCCGCGCCGGCGAGGCCGGTCGCGGCTTTGCCGTCGTCGCTTCGGAGGTGAAATCGCTGGCCGGCCAGACCGCCAAGGCCACCACCGAGATTTCCGAGCAGATCACCGCGATCCAGACCGCGAGCGACGAGACCGTGACCGCGATCAGGAACGTCGTCGACGTCATCACCGAGATCGACCAGATCGGCACCGCGATTGCGGCCGCGATCGAGGAACAGGGCTCGGCGACCAAGGAGATCTCGCGCAGCGTGCAGGAAGCCGCGCGCGGCACCCAGGAGGTCAACTCCAACATCTCCGGCGTGCAACGCGCCGCCGACGATACGGGCGCGGCGGCAACCCAGGTGCTGGGCGCGGCCGAGCAACTCTCGACGCAATCCAAGGACCTCGCCGGCCAGGTCAACCGCTTCCTGTCAGACGTCCGGGCGGCGTAG
- a CDS encoding tRNA-binding protein produces MSPLKPQATYDDFARLDIRIGKVVEVQPFPRARNPSYKVGVDVGAGRIMWSSAQITNYEPAALVGSLVVCICNLGPKNIAGFTSELLILGAKDIGGQVIVLGPRSEVDVGEPIF; encoded by the coding sequence ATGTCTCCGCTCAAGCCGCAAGCCACTTATGACGACTTCGCCCGCCTCGACATCAGGATCGGCAAGGTCGTCGAAGTGCAGCCGTTTCCGCGCGCCCGCAACCCCTCCTACAAGGTCGGTGTCGATGTCGGCGCCGGGCGGATCATGTGGTCGAGCGCGCAGATCACGAATTATGAGCCGGCGGCGCTGGTCGGCTCGCTGGTGGTCTGCATCTGCAATCTCGGACCGAAGAACATTGCCGGTTTCACCTCGGAACTGCTGATCCTCGGCGCCAAGGACATCGGTGGCCAGGTGATCGTGCTCGGCCCGCGCAGCGAGGTTGATGTCGGCGAGCCGATCTTCTGA